One genomic region from Quercus robur chromosome 4, dhQueRobu3.1, whole genome shotgun sequence encodes:
- the LOC126722178 gene encoding GPN-loop GTPase QQT2-like: MEIDSDSNNLNVKSSEEGAAMQMDSSDSSAAQAKGKEKEELAETMDKLNIEGSSSGQAGTSSTNFKRKPVIIIVVGMAGSGKTTFLHRLVCHTQASNIRGYVINLDPAVMTLPFGANIDIRDTVKYKEVMKQYNLGPNGGILTSLNLFATKFDEVISVIEKRADQLDYVLVDTPGQIEIFTWSASGAIITEAFASTFPTVVTYVVDTPRSSSPVTFMSNMLYACSILYKTRLPFVLAFNKTDVAQHQFALEWMDDFEAFHAAVSSDSSYTSTLTQSLALVLDEFYKNLRSVGVSAVSGAGIDAFFKAIEASAEEYMETYKADLDKRWAEKQRLEEDRRKDNLDKLRKDMEKSGGETVVLSTGLKDKRDKSKTMMDEEDEEIEDEDDDDNDRFTDDEDAIDEDEDEDEEVSRFSF; encoded by the exons ATGGAGATTGATTCTGATTCCAACAATTTGAATGTCAAGTCATCGGAGGAAGGTGCGGCAATGCAAATGGATTCTTCTGACTCGTCAGCCGCTCAA GCAAAGGGTAAAGAAAAAGAGGAGCTTGCTGAGACAATGGATAAGCTAAATATTGAGGGATCATCATCTGGGCAGGCTGGGACTTCGTCAACCAACTTCAAGAGAAAACCAGTTATCATCATTGTTGTAGGGATGGCAG GGAGTGGAAAAACAACGTTTCTTCATCGACTGGTTTGCCACACCCAGGCTTCGAATATTAGGGGTTATGTGATTAACCTTGACCCTGCAGTGATGACGCTTCCATTTGGCGCTAACATTGATATAAGAGACACTGTGAAGTATAAGGAAGTGATGAAGCAGTACAATCTAGGACCTAATGGTGGAATTTTGACATCGCTTAACTTGTTTGCTACGAAGTTTGATGAG GTTATTTCTGTTATCGAGAAGCGGGCAGATCAGCTTGATTATGTTCTTGTGGATACTCCTGGACAAATTGAAATATTTACTTGGTCTGCTTCTGGTGCTATTATTACAGAAGCTTTTGCTTCAACCTTCCCTACTGTTGTCACTTATGTAGTCGATACGCCTCGTTCCTCAAGTCCAGTTACTTTCATGAGTAATATGTTATATGCTTGTAGTATACTTTACAAGACAAGGTTGCCTTTTGTGCTGGCATTCAACAAgactgatgtggctcaacatCAATTTGCCTTGGAG TGGATGGATGACTTTGAGGCCTTTCACGCAGCAGTAAGTTCAGACAGCTCGTACACATCAACTCTAACTCAGAGCCTTGCCCTTGTGCTGGATGAGTTCTACAAGAATTTACGGTCAGTTGGTGTGTCTGCTGTTTCTGGTGCTGGAATAGATGCCTTCTTCAAGGCCATTGAAGCAAGTGCTGAGGAGTACATGGAAACATATAA GGCTGATCTCGACAAGAGATGGGCAGAGAAGCAACGTTTGGAGGAAGATCGCAGGAAGGATAACTTGGATAAATTGAGGAAGGATATGGAGAAATCTGGGGGAGAAACTGTTGTCTTGAGCACTGGTCTGAAGGACAAAAGAGATAAGAGTAAAACCATGATggatgaggaagatgaagaaatagaagatgaagatgatgatgataatgacaGATTTACTGACGATGAAGATGCTATAGATGAGGATGAGGACGAAGATGAAGAAGTTTCTAGATTCTCCTTTTAG